Genomic DNA from Acidisoma sp. PAMC 29798:
CTTTCACGCGCGGGGCGAATCCCTGCATGAGAGGATGTTCGATGCTTTGAAGACGCTTTGCAAGCGCTCGATTGCATGCCCGCTGCAATGCGGCATCTGTTGCATTCAGTGTGCAGTGCAACACATTGGGCGCAGCGAGCCATGATCGTTCCGATCCAAGGGAGACAAGAAAATGACTGAAGACACACAGGACGCCCCCGCAGCGACCGTTCCGGGCGCCGAAACCCGCGAATTCAGCGCCGAGGTGGGCCGTTTGCTCGATCTCGTGGTTAATGCGCTGTATTCCGAACGCGAGATTTTCCTCCGCGAACTGGTGGCCAACTCGGCCGATGCCATCGACCGCCGTCGGTTCCTGTCCTTGACGGAACCCGCCCTGACCCTGCCGCCCGAGGCCGGCGTCACCATCACGCCCGACAAACCGTCGCGGCAGATCACCATCACCGATGACGGCCTGGGCATGAGCCGCGACGAGATGGTCTCCAACCTCGGCACCATCGCACGCTCCGGCACCCGCGCCTTTGGGGAAACCCTCCGCGATGCAAAACCGGACCAGCGCCCGAGCCTGATCGGCCAGTTCGGCGTCGGCTTCTACGCCTCCTTCATGGTGTCAGAGCGCGTCGAGGTGATCTCCCGCCGCGCCGGCACCGATGAGGCGTGGAGCTGGCGCTCCGACGGGCGTGGCAGCTTCGAGATCGCGCCCGCCGAGCGCGGCACCGCCGGCACCGACGTGATCCTGCATATCAAGGCCGATGCCGAGGAATTCCTCGAACCCGCCCGCCTGCAGACCATTATCAAGCGCTGGGCCGACCATATCAGCGTGCCGGTGCGTCTGGTGCGCGACGGCGCCGTGGAAACGGCGAATGCCGGCACGGCGCTGTGGCAGCGCAGCAAGAGCAGCGTCACGGAGGCGGAGTATCACGACTTCTACCGTCACCTCGGCAATGTCTTCGATACGCCCTGGACGACGATTCACTGGCGGGCCGAGGGCGCGCTGGAATTTTCCGCACTCCTCTACATCCCCGATTCGCCCCCCTTCGACCCCGTGGAGGGTGAGCGGCGCAGCAAGCTCCGCCTGCATGTCCGGCGCATGTTCATCACCGATGAGGCCGATCTGCTGCCGCCCTGGCTGCGCTTCGTGCAGGGCGTGGTCGATACCGAGGACCTGCCCCTCAACGTCTCCCGCGAAATGCTCCAGACGACGCCGCTGATGGCACGGATGCGCAAGGCCGTGCTCAACCGCGTGCTCACCGAACTCAAGACCAAGGCCAAGCAGGGCCCGACGGAAACGGCGGTTCCAGCGGCCGATGACGAAGACAGTGCGGCGGCACCCCAGGCCGGCACGGACGGCTATATCCGCTTCTGGGAGAATTTCGGCACGGTCCTCAAGGAAGGGCTGTGGGAGGATTCCGGCGCCCGGGCTGACATCGCGCCGTTGCTGCGCTTCCGCTCCTCGACCGCGGAAGGATGGACCTCCTTCGCTGACTACGTCAGCCGCATGAAGGACGAGCAGCCCGCGATCTACGTGCTGGCGGGCGAGTCCATCGACACTCTGCGCCATGCGCCGGTGCTGGAGGGCTTCAAGGCCAAGGGTTACGAAGTGCTGCTACTGTCGGACGCCATCGACGCCTTTTGGCCGGAGCGGATGGACGCTGTTGAAGGCAAGCCGATCCGCAACGCGCGCCAATCGGCCGCTGATCTGGGTGAGGCAGAAGCGCCGTCCGAGTCGATCCTGCCGCTGCTCGCCAGCCTCAAGGCCGCGCTGGGCGACGAGGTTACCGACGTGACATCCGCCGCCCATCTCAGCGACAGTCCGGTGATGCTTGTGTCTAGCGGAATGGGTGCCGATCTTCACATGCAGAAGCTACTTCGCCGCGCCGGCCGCCCGGCTTGGGGTGGCGCGCCGACGCTGGAGATCAATCCTCGCCACGCCTGGATCGAAGCGCTCGCCGCGCGTGTGGCGGCCGGCGGCTCGGTCGAGGACGAAGCGCGCCTGCTGCTCGATCTGGCGCGCGTGCAGGAAGGTGATGCGCCTGCCGAGCCCGCCGCCTTCATCCGCCGCGTCGTCGCCGCGATCTCTGGCAAGACCCCGTCTTGATCCGCGCCGTCGATTGCCTCTTCGCCCATTCGGAGGACCAACCGGTTCACCGAATCCATGGCGTGCGGCCCAATGGTTTGGAAGTGTTCAAGGCGCGCCTTGCGGAGGGACAGCGTAACTATCTCGATTTCAGCGGCTTCGCGGCGAAATCAGGCGTTGTTGTCATTCTGCCCGCAGCAGAGGATGGCATGATAGATGCCGTTCTAGGTTTGGGTAGCGAAGAGGGTCTCTACCCTTTCGGCGCCCTGCCTTTCGCGCTTCCATCTGGAAGTCGGTGGCGGCTGGTGGATTGCGATGTCGCTCAGGCGACACTTGGCTTTTGTCTTGGTGCCTATCGGTTCGGGAGCCTCAAGGCAGAGTCGCTAAAACCGGCTCTGCTGCGCCGGGAAAACGGGTGTGAGGTCGCGGTTCGAATCGCGGATGCCATTTGGATGGCACGAGATCTCGTCAATCAACCGGCGAATCTTTTGGGGCCGGCCGAGCTGGCGAAAGTATTGCTAGAGTTAGGGGAACGTTTTGGTGCTATAACGACGATCGTCAGCGACGACGATGTCACGCGAGACTATCCGACGATCGCTGCGGTTGGCAGAGGATCGGATCGTGGACCATGCGTTGCAACATTACATTGGCGCGGGCATGCGGCCACGGACACATCGCCATTGGTTTCGCTGTGCGGCAAAGGTGTGTGTTTCGATTCCGGCGGCTATGATCTGAAACCTTCGTCCGGCATGCTTCGCATGAAGAAAGACATGGGCGGCGCCGCCGCAATGATGGGGGTGGCGGCCCTTGTGATGTCAGACGACCTTCCTGTCAGGCTCGTGCTGCGCATCGGGTGCGTTGAGAACAGCGTGTCCGGATCCGCGATGCGGCCCCTCGATGTTATTCGCACGCGCAG
This window encodes:
- the htpG gene encoding molecular chaperone HtpG, yielding MTEDTQDAPAATVPGAETREFSAEVGRLLDLVVNALYSEREIFLRELVANSADAIDRRRFLSLTEPALTLPPEAGVTITPDKPSRQITITDDGLGMSRDEMVSNLGTIARSGTRAFGETLRDAKPDQRPSLIGQFGVGFYASFMVSERVEVISRRAGTDEAWSWRSDGRGSFEIAPAERGTAGTDVILHIKADAEEFLEPARLQTIIKRWADHISVPVRLVRDGAVETANAGTALWQRSKSSVTEAEYHDFYRHLGNVFDTPWTTIHWRAEGALEFSALLYIPDSPPFDPVEGERRSKLRLHVRRMFITDEADLLPPWLRFVQGVVDTEDLPLNVSREMLQTTPLMARMRKAVLNRVLTELKTKAKQGPTETAVPAADDEDSAAAPQAGTDGYIRFWENFGTVLKEGLWEDSGARADIAPLLRFRSSTAEGWTSFADYVSRMKDEQPAIYVLAGESIDTLRHAPVLEGFKAKGYEVLLLSDAIDAFWPERMDAVEGKPIRNARQSAADLGEAEAPSESILPLLASLKAALGDEVTDVTSAAHLSDSPVMLVSSGMGADLHMQKLLRRAGRPAWGGAPTLEINPRHAWIEALAARVAAGGSVEDEARLLLDLARVQEGDAPAEPAAFIRRVVAAISGKTPS
- a CDS encoding leucyl aminopeptidase family protein produces the protein MIRAVDCLFAHSEDQPVHRIHGVRPNGLEVFKARLAEGQRNYLDFSGFAAKSGVVVILPAAEDGMIDAVLGLGSEEGLYPFGALPFALPSGSRWRLVDCDVAQATLGFCLGAYRFGSLKAESLKPALLRRENGCEVAVRIADAIWMARDLVNQPANLLGPAELAKVLLELGERFGAITTIVSDDDVTRDYPTIAAVGRGSDRGPCVATLHWRGHAATDTSPLVSLCGKGVCFDSGGYDLKPSSGMLRMKKDMGGAAAMMGVAALVMSDDLPVRLVLRIGCVENSVSGSAMRPLDVIRTRSGKTVEVGNTDAEGRLVLCDLLAEAAAETPDILIDAATLTGAARTALGPDLPALFCNDADWTRRFLDAGIDQHDPLWPLPLWHGYDSWLDSSVADIASVSSKPQAGAIVAALFLQRFVTGAKAWAHVDVYAWNDQARPGRPEGGEGTAIRALYSALTTQFSN